The sequence ATCGACATAAAAGCTGAAATCCGTAACTATATTGCCGTTAACGGAGACTCTTCCCGTTTTAATATACTCTTCCGAATTTCTTCTTGAAGAGATTCCGCATTCCGAAAGGAATTTATTCAATCGTATCTTCATCGTCCGCGCCTTCGTTGTTAGTTTCTTTTTCAAGTTCCTCTTCGACTTCGTTCATCATAATTCTTCGTTTTTGCTCCTGAAAATCCTCGTCTTTCATAATCTCCTCGATTTCGCGAGGCTTAGGCAAATCGGAAATATTATTCAATCCGAAGTATTTTAAAAATTCGTCGGTTGTGCCGTAAAGAAGCGGTCTCCCGACCGTCTCGGCTCTGCCTTTAATCGTAATCAGATTTTTTTCTAAAAGAGTATTCAAAGTATAGTCGGAATTGACGCCGCGAATGGCTTCGAGTTCCGGTTTTGTAATCGGTTGTTTGTATGCGATAATAGCCAGAGTTTCGAGCGCAGCCTGACTGAGTCGTCGTTTGCTCTTTTCGGTTGAAAGAAATCCAACATATTTAGCATGATCTGGTTTGGTCGCATAAATAAATCCGTTTGCGATTCTGAGTATTTTAAATGCGTGTCCGTTCTGGTCGTATTTTTCATTCAACATATTAACTGCTTCGTCGATTTCCTGAACGGTGATTTCGATATCCGCTCCGTCAATTTCCTTGATTGCATTGACAATTTCTTTTGCTGGCAACGGCTCGTCCGAAGCAAAGATCAGAGCTTCGATAACGGAATAATAGATATTATCCATCAGATAGTCCGTAGATTATAAAATCATTAAAATTAGGAGATTCCTCGATGCCGATTTTACCCGATTTAACCATCTCCAGGACGGCGATAAACGTAACGACAATTTTAATTTTATTAGCCATCTCTTTCATCAATTCTTTGAATTCGATTCTCTTTTTCGATTTAACCTTTTCGCTGATATAATCCATCTGTTCTTCAATAGTAACATTCCATTTTTTTATTTGATGAACCGGCTCTTCTTTTTTCGATTCGATTACTTTTTTGAAAGCTTTAATAAGATCGTAAAGAGAAATATTCTTCAAAAGGATATCGAGGTTCGCCGTTTTTTCTTTTTCGTCGTATTCGAAATTGCTGCGGAAATTATAACTTCGCATATTCGATTCCATATAGCTGAACTCCTCGGTCATCTCTTTGTATCTTTTATACTCGAGCAATGCTTTGACGAGGTCGGCTCTCGGATCGATTTCCTCTCCTTTTTCGTCGACTTCTTTCGGGAGGAGCATTTTGACTTTAATTTGCATCAGGGTCGCCGCCATCAGAATAAAATCTCCGGCAATCTCGAGGTCGAGTTGCTGGAGCATTTTAAGATAATCCATAAAGTCTTTGGTAATTTTCGATATCGGAATATCGTAAATATTGAGCTCGTCCCTTTTTATAAAAAAGAGCAGAAGGTCAAGCGGGCCTTCGAATTGTGTAAGTTTTATTTTATACATTATCCGAATTTCATACTTGTATGAACTTCGTCCATTGTCTGCCGCGCAACGACTTTCGCTTTTTCCTCTCCTTCGCGCAGTATGTCTTTAACCAAGTCAATATTCCGCTCGTAATGTTTTCGTTTTTCAATTATCGGCTCGAGGAATTCATTGATCTTAGCAGCGCATCTCGACTTGCATTCAACGCACCCGAGAGCGCCGCTGCGGCAATCTGCATCGATGTTTTCAATTTCGCCGGAATTAAATTTTTTGTGATACGTAAACACCAGACAAACTTCAGGTCGTCCGGGATCGTTTTTCCTGACTTTCATAGTATCCGTAACCGCCTTTTTTAATTTCGCCGTAACGGCATCCGGCTCGTCGGAGAGCAGGATTGTATTGCCCATCGATTTCGACATTTTAGCATTGCCGTCCAAACCGGGCAAACGCGCAAAACTTGTAAGAAGCGGTTCCGGTTCGGGAAAGACTTCGCCGTACTGATTGTTGAATCGCCTTGCAATTTCGCGCGTAATTTCGATATGCGGAACCTGGTCTTCTCCAACTGGCACCGCTTCCCCTTTGTACAATAAAATGTCCGCCGCCTGCAAAACCGGGTAACCCAAATGACCGTATATTACATTTTCAATATTCAAATCGCGAACCTGCTCTTTTAAAGTCGGATTTCTTTCCAAACGCGCCTTTGTAATAAGCATCGAAAATATCAGAAATAATTCCGCATGTTCTTTAATCTGCGACTGACGAAAAAACGGACTCTTCTCAGGGTCGAGTCCGGCCGCCAGCCAATCTATAACCATTTCGATTGTATTGTCGTAAATATGTTCGGTCGATAAATCGGTAGTCAATACGTGATAGTCGGCAATCAGGTGATAACTGTCGTATTGATTTTGGAGATCAATCCAGTTTTCGAGCGCGCCTACGTAATGTCCGAGATGCAGTTTACCCGTAGGACGCATACCGCTTAGAATTCTCTTTTTAGCCATAATTCCGATAGAATAAATTATTGAATACAGATTACAAAAATATAGAAAAAAAGGAAATTTACTCTCAATCGAAGAGGAAAGGTTTCCAGGTTGTGTCAATTCTGCCGGCTGCGGATTTGATAAAAAGTATATGATTCGGAGTAAAAGGTTTTATTCTAAGTTTCATACCCGCTTCGTCGGGAGTTCTATCGCCTTTTTTATTATTGCACGGCAAACAAGCCGCCACCAGGTTTTCCCAAGTATCGGCGCCGCCTCTCGATTTGGGAATAATATGGTCAACCGTTAAAGGCAGATCTCCCCTGCCGCAATATGCGCATCGATGACCGTCGCGTTTCAAAATATTTTTCCGCGTCAGTATAATTTTCTTGTAGGGTATTCTTATATAGTCCTTCAGTTTAATAACGCTGGGCCAGGGATAAGCCTTACTAACGGTTCTTATTTGCCTGCCGCTGTTATTTGCAACGAGTTCCGCTTTGCCGAGAAGCAGTAGTACAATTGCCTTTTTGACGTTACAAATGGTAAGGGGTTCATAACTTTGATTCAGTAAAAGAACCCTTGCGTTGAGCGCCCCGTTTGAACCGAACTTACGTTCGAAGATGACCTCCTTAGCACTAAATTAACCAATCGGTTATATTTTGGCGTATAATATGCAAAATTTCGTTTAATAATGAAAGATATTTATCCGGTCACTTTTCTATAATACCTCCGGCAAGCAGATACCCCTTTTCGTCATAAAGGACGAGAGATTGCCCCGGCGTAACGGCGTTTTTGGGTTCGGAAAATTCTATTTCAATCGAGTCGGGCGCCGATTTTATTACAACCGCTTCCTTGGCCGAATCCGAATACCTTATTTTACCAAAGACTTTTTCGCCTTCCTTTAATATAGCTTGGCTTACATAATTAACGTCCGACGCTTTTACTCTTCTTTCGAGCAATTCTTCTTTGTCGCCTATTTCAATTGTGTTCGTATTGCTGTCGATATTTTTTACATATACTGGTTTACCGAACGAGACACCTAGACCGCGTCTTTGCCCGATTGTATAAAAAGGAAAGCCTTTGTGCTTGCCTACAATTTCCCCATGATAGACCAAATTGCCTTCCCGAATATTATTAATAACCTCAGGAATTCTTTCGCGCAGAAATCGTTCGTAATTATTGTCGGCGACGAAACAAATTTCCTGGCTATCCGGTTTGTCCGCGGTTTTTAATCCGAATTCGGCGGCAATGGCTCTCACTTCTTCTTTGGTATATTTACCGAGCGGAAATAACGTACGGGAGAGACTTTCCTGTGTAAGTCCCCAGAGAGCGTAAGTTTGGTCTTTCTTCGTGTCTTTCGAATATTTGAGAGTATATCTGTCGTTAATTTTTTCCACAACCGCATAATGTCCGGTTGCAACATAACGCGCATCGAGCGAGTCTGCTTTTTTCAGCAACTCTTCCCATTTAATTTTACGATTGCATACGACGCACGGATTAGGGGTTCTACCTGCCAGATATTCTTTCACAAAATCGTCTATAACCGTTTCTTCAAAAGCTTTTGTAAAATCGACGGTATAATGAGGAATGCCTATTAACTCCGCCACATTTTTTGCGTCGAAAATTGCATCGAGCGAGCAGCATCCCGATTCGTGTTTCGGGGCTCCGCCCACTTCCATAAATCCCCATGTCTTCATTGTAATGCCGATTACATCGTAGCCTTCCTTCTTCAATATAGCAGCTGCAACGGAGGAATCGACTCCGCCGCTCATGGCAACGATAACTCGATTTTCGTTCATCTTTGTCCTTTCTTTAAAAATCTAAAATTGAAACGATAAATATAGGAAATAAGTTCTAATTTCAGGCGGTTGTGGAAAGGATTGCCACGCATGTAACGTAATGGTCGGAATGGCTCATCGAAATTAAAAGTTTTTTGTCGTTTCCTAGATATTCTTTGATTTCGATACTTCTCAAATTAACAACAGGCCTCCCGTTCGACAGATTGCTGATTTCAATGTCCTTCCAACCGGGGCTAACATTTACCGACGAGAGCGCTTTTGTTATGGCTTCCTTGGCGGCAAAGCGCGCCGCCAGATGTTGATATTTATTCTTTTTTGACAGACAATATTCCAATTCGGAGATTGTAAATATTTTCTCCAAAAAACGATCGCCGTAATTGTCCACGCTTTGCTTTATCCTGTCGATTTCTATTATGTCAATTCCGAGTCCGAGGACCATTTCTTTTCCTCTCTTTTAGAAAATATTTGCATCGACTTTAATGCCTTCGCCCTGAATCTGTTTTTCGAGTATTTCAACAAGTTTATTCAATTTTGTCATTGTGTCTTTTAGATCATTCATAAATTTATCGTCATACAATAATCTGCCGAGATTATTTTCGCTGCGCTTCGTTTCGTCTAAGAGAGCATTAAGTTCGCTCAAAAGTTTCTTCGATTCGTACAATGTCGAATTAGCGCTATTAATAAAAACTTTTACCGAATCCCTGTTTTCCGAAACCAGCGCATTGACATTATCGGTAATTTCAATCGAATTGGAAATCAATCTTGAAAAATTGGAATCGTTACGAGCAACAAAAGAATTTAGATTAACCGCAGCATGATTCAAGTTGCTTACCAGACCTTTCATCTTGTCGGTAAAACTGTCGTCGAGCACAGTATTATTCAATTTTGCAAGAGTAACGTTTACTTCTTTGACCAGACTAATCAAATCCGATTGCAAATTTCCGAGCAGCGCCATAGTAGTAGAAATATCGCCGAGAAACAAACCTTCGTAAATTTGATTCGGATCCAGAGGTTTGTCCGAATTTCCGGGATAAATTTCAACTTTTTTGCCGCCCATTAAATCGAGCATCATTATTTGAAAAGTGGCGTCCCGTCTTAGCGAGGTTTCTTTATCAATCTTAAGTACGGCAACTACGTAATCGTTCTCGGTTCTGATATCGTCGACGTAACCAGAGCGAACTCCGTTTACGGTTACGGGGTCGCCGATCTCGAGTCCGGCTACATTATCGAATTTTATTTTCAGTTCGGTTTTGTCGGAATTAAATGTAATATTTTTAGCCCACCCGAGAATCCACAAAAAGACAATCAGCGCTAGGAATACGGTAATTCCGACTTTTATTTCAGTTTTTCTCTCGTCTCTCATCTTCATCAATCATTTTTTTCAGAATATTAAATTCAAGTGAATCAATTACTCCGTCCTCTATGAACATTTTTGTTCGTTCGGCTATTTTTTCAAAGTTTTTCATCGACTCTTCGAAATCTTTCTTTTTCAGATTTTCGATTCTGTTAAAAAAGAAAACTCGTAAAGAGTCGTCATAGTTATTGCGCTGTAAATTATCGAAATCTTTCTTTAAGTCGTTAACTCCGATTTCGAATATTTTTTCTTTAGCGTAATTTTTAATGACCGAGCCGTATTGTCTGTAGATAAAAATCAAACTGCCTATTGCCACTGTAATGGTAATAACCAGGGTCAGAAAACATCCCTTTCTCATTTTTGCTCCGGCAGTTTTTCGACGAGGACTTTATTGATTCTTTTATTATGTATTTCTTTGACCGTAAATTTAACCCCCATATCGACAAAAGAGAATCCTTCTTCGGGAATAGAGCCGGCGTGGTTCAGAATAAATCCCGCGAGAGTGTCGTAATCGTCGTCTTCATTTGAAAATTCGGTTTCTAATAACTCACTCAATTCATCGATAGGCAATCTGCCGCTGAGCAAGTACGAATTTTCCGAAACCTTGACTATCGGATTTTCTTCTTTATCGAATTCGTCACGAATATCGCCCACAATTTCTTCAAGAATATCTTCCAGAGAAATCAGACCCGCCGTACCGCCGTATTCGTCGACAACTATTCCGAGATGAAGTTTCTTTTCCTGAAAATCGTGGAGCAATTCGTTTATATATTTTGTTTGTGGCACAAAGAAAACTTCCCGCGCTATTTTACGGAGCGACAGGGATTTTCTCATTTCCGGATTTTTCAGATACGGCAGCAAGTCCTTCGCATAAATAATACCGATAATATTATCGAGCGAGTTTTCGTATAAAGGGATTCGGCTATAGCCCGATTCATTAATGACTTTCATGAGTTCATCGAAAGTAATATCTACCGGAACAGCGACAATATCGACGCGCGGAGTCATAATTTCCCTGGCAGTTACGCTTCTGAACGATACAATTCCTTCGATTAATTCGTGCTCGTCTTCTTCGATTGTTCCCTTTTCCACCCCGAGGGTAGTCAGTTCGGTAATTTCGGAACTCAGAAGAGGGTTCTTAAATTTTTCGGTCTTCATTCTGGAAGTCGCCGCCCGCAACAAGTCGCTTAGAATTTTTGCAATGGGGAAAAACAGCACGCTAATCCAATAAAGAGGCAACGCCACAACTTTTGCAAAGTTGATGCTGTTTTTATTTGCAACCAATTTCGGGATAATTTCGCCGAACAGAAGTATAATAATAGTCAGAATCAAAATCTGAATCGTTACTGCCAGTTCTTCCGAAACTCCGTAAACTTTTGCAAGGTCGAGCGCAATCAGAACCGAAATTATGGATGCGGCGGTATTAACAACGGTATTACCGAGCAATATGGTCACCAATATACGACGCGGATTGTCCAACAGGAGTTGGAGATAGCTCCCAATAACTTTGCTATCTTTCCGGAAATCTTTAATTTTTTTCTTATCGATCGAAAAGAGCGCTACTTCAGCTCCCGAGAAGAATCCGGAAAGAATAATAGAAATTACAAGAAGAACTATGCGCAGAAATGAATCGCTTTCCAAGTTATCGTCAAATCCCGACTTTATTCAACATACAATTAAAATGGTAAATCCTCGTCCGAATCGGCTCCCATAGTAGGAGCTTCGCCCGGCATATCTCCGCCCCCTGATTCCGGCGGCGCTTCTCTGCCGTCCAATGGAATAAGCTGTTCGGCAACTACTTCAGTGAAATATCTCTTAATGCCGTTTTTGTCCTCGTAATCCCGTTTAGATATTCTTCCCTCGATATAAAACTTCTTCCCTTTTTTTAAGGCGTCCTTATAGAAATCGGATAAATTGTAAGCCACAACATTATGCCATGTAGTCTCGTTGACCCAATTGCCGTCCCGTCCCTTGTAACTTCTCGTAGTAGCCAATGAAAATGTAGTTACAGACACATTATTCGTAGTAAAACGCGTTTCAGCATCGCCGCCCAAATTTCCAATCAGCATAATCTTGTTTAAAGAAAAAGCCACTTGCCCACCTTTCTTTTTGTTAAAAATTGTAGTATAAATTTATGATTATTAACTGAAAATTGCCAAACAGAAAGAAATTAATCTTCAACCGTAAAAATGAAGGCGTTTTTGAACTCGGGTATTTTTTTCAGTTTGTCCCTTACCATTTCAGCCTTTTCGATAGAATCAAACGGGAAAAGCTGCACCGTATACATTTTAACTTCGTCCTTATAAATAATATTCAGTTCGTACTCGGTCTTGTTCGAATTCGATTCTACGAATTTTTCAGCGTTGTTCCGGCTGGAAAAAGCTGCGAGTTGAACGATAAAATGAACCGTTTTTTTCTTAATTTCGTCTGCCGGGAGCTCTTCAACTTGTTTCTGATTCTCCAAAGTGTCCGGCGCCGCGTCCGCATCGATCGATTCTACGTCGTCAAAAATATATACTTCTTCAGCCGGTTGATTTTTTTCGGTTTCTTTCAATGAAGAACAGCCGGTTACAAAGAGAAAACTTGCCAGAAGGATTAATATTATTTTCATATTGAAAAAAGCGCTCCGAATTAATTCGGAGCGCCGACTTATTATAATGAATAAGCAAAATTAATACCGAACAAATGCGCGCTGTTGGAGTAAGTTCCGTTGAAATTGAATTTCGAATTGGTAACTTCTCTTTCCATGAAAATTAAATAAAGATACGAAACGTCAACCGAGAATTTATCCGATAATTTGAGTCCGTACCCGATATTCAATCCGATACGGTCGGCGTCCGGTAATGTCGGTTCTACATATTCGTCCTTAACGGGACTGTTGTCGTAGAACAATCCTCCTCTCAGTTTGGAGCCGTTTTGCATACAGTACTCGAATCCGCCTCGCACAATAAATGAGTTTTCATATTTACGGTCGGCGGACTGCACGTTTTGAACCCCATTAGCCGGATTAAGGTCGAGGTCGTAATTTTCGAAAGTAACCTCGAGTTTATCGTAACTCGACCAACCTACATATTGAAAATCCGCCGTAAGCGTTAAATTGTCGTTGGCTGCGAATGCCGCGCCTACGGTAATATTCTGTGGAGTAGTTAAAGGAGCTTTAATATTTCCGTTGGGAAGCGGCAAAGTTAAGCCCAACAACGGGTGTACAAATCCCGCAGGAGCGCTTGTGGCGCT comes from Melioribacter roseus P3M-2 and encodes:
- the scpB gene encoding SMC-Scp complex subunit ScpB, with translation MDNIYYSVIEALIFASDEPLPAKEIVNAIKEIDGADIEITVQEIDEAVNMLNEKYDQNGHAFKILRIANGFIYATKPDHAKYVGFLSTEKSKRRLSQAALETLAIIAYKQPITKPELEAIRGVNSDYTLNTLLEKNLITIKGRAETVGRPLLYGTTDEFLKYFGLNNISDLPKPREIEEIMKDEDFQEQKRRIMMNEVEEELEKETNNEGADDEDTIE
- a CDS encoding segregation and condensation protein A, coding for MYKIKLTQFEGPLDLLLFFIKRDELNIYDIPISKITKDFMDYLKMLQQLDLEIAGDFILMAATLMQIKVKMLLPKEVDEKGEEIDPRADLVKALLEYKRYKEMTEEFSYMESNMRSYNFRSNFEYDEKEKTANLDILLKNISLYDLIKAFKKVIESKKEEPVHQIKKWNVTIEEQMDYISEKVKSKKRIEFKELMKEMANKIKIVVTFIAVLEMVKSGKIGIEESPNFNDFIIYGLSDG
- the trpS gene encoding tryptophan--tRNA ligase, producing MAKKRILSGMRPTGKLHLGHYVGALENWIDLQNQYDSYHLIADYHVLTTDLSTEHIYDNTIEMVIDWLAAGLDPEKSPFFRQSQIKEHAELFLIFSMLITKARLERNPTLKEQVRDLNIENVIYGHLGYPVLQAADILLYKGEAVPVGEDQVPHIEITREIARRFNNQYGEVFPEPEPLLTSFARLPGLDGNAKMSKSMGNTILLSDEPDAVTAKLKKAVTDTMKVRKNDPGRPEVCLVFTYHKKFNSGEIENIDADCRSGALGCVECKSRCAAKINEFLEPIIEKRKHYERNIDLVKDILREGEEKAKVVARQTMDEVHTSMKFG
- a CDS encoding HNH endonuclease yields the protein MKRDGHRCAYCGRGDLPLTVDHIIPKSRGGADTWENLVAACLPCNNKKGDRTPDEAGMKLRIKPFTPNHILFIKSAAGRIDTTWKPFLFD
- the mnmA gene encoding tRNA 2-thiouridine(34) synthase MnmA, producing the protein MNENRVIVAMSGGVDSSVAAAILKKEGYDVIGITMKTWGFMEVGGAPKHESGCCSLDAIFDAKNVAELIGIPHYTVDFTKAFEETVIDDFVKEYLAGRTPNPCVVCNRKIKWEELLKKADSLDARYVATGHYAVVEKINDRYTLKYSKDTKKDQTYALWGLTQESLSRTLFPLGKYTKEEVRAIAAEFGLKTADKPDSQEICFVADNNYERFLRERIPEVINNIREGNLVYHGEIVGKHKGFPFYTIGQRRGLGVSFGKPVYVKNIDSNTNTIEIGDKEELLERRVKASDVNYVSQAILKEGEKVFGKIRYSDSAKEAVVIKSAPDSIEIEFSEPKNAVTPGQSLVLYDEKGYLLAGGIIEK
- the acpS gene encoding holo-ACP synthase, whose translation is MVLGLGIDIIEIDRIKQSVDNYGDRFLEKIFTISELEYCLSKKNKYQHLAARFAAKEAITKALSSVNVSPGWKDIEISNLSNGRPVVNLRSIEIKEYLGNDKKLLISMSHSDHYVTCVAILSTTA
- a CDS encoding MlaD family protein gives rise to the protein MKMRDERKTEIKVGITVFLALIVFLWILGWAKNITFNSDKTELKIKFDNVAGLEIGDPVTVNGVRSGYVDDIRTENDYVVAVLKIDKETSLRRDATFQIMMLDLMGGKKVEIYPGNSDKPLDPNQIYEGLFLGDISTTMALLGNLQSDLISLVKEVNVTLAKLNNTVLDDSFTDKMKGLVSNLNHAAVNLNSFVARNDSNFSRLISNSIEITDNVNALVSENRDSVKVFINSANSTLYESKKLLSELNALLDETKRSENNLGRLLYDDKFMNDLKDTMTKLNKLVEILEKQIQGEGIKVDANIF
- a CDS encoding hemolysin family protein, which gives rise to MESDSFLRIVLLVISIILSGFFSGAEVALFSIDKKKIKDFRKDSKVIGSYLQLLLDNPRRILVTILLGNTVVNTAASIISVLIALDLAKVYGVSEELAVTIQILILTIIILLFGEIIPKLVANKNSINFAKVVALPLYWISVLFFPIAKILSDLLRAATSRMKTEKFKNPLLSSEITELTTLGVEKGTIEEDEHELIEGIVSFRSVTAREIMTPRVDIVAVPVDITFDELMKVINESGYSRIPLYENSLDNIIGIIYAKDLLPYLKNPEMRKSLSLRKIAREVFFVPQTKYINELLHDFQEKKLHLGIVVDEYGGTAGLISLEDILEEIVGDIRDEFDKEENPIVKVSENSYLLSGRLPIDELSELLETEFSNEDDDYDTLAGFILNHAGSIPEEGFSFVDMGVKFTVKEIHNKRINKVLVEKLPEQK
- a CDS encoding single-stranded DNA-binding protein, which gives rise to MAFSLNKIMLIGNLGGDAETRFTTNNVSVTTFSLATTRSYKGRDGNWVNETTWHNVVAYNLSDFYKDALKKGKKFYIEGRISKRDYEDKNGIKRYFTEVVAEQLIPLDGREAPPESGGGDMPGEAPTMGADSDEDLPF
- a CDS encoding SPOR domain-containing protein, which codes for MKIILILLASFLFVTGCSSLKETEKNQPAEEVYIFDDVESIDADAAPDTLENQKQVEELPADEIKKKTVHFIVQLAAFSSRNNAEKFVESNSNKTEYELNIIYKDEVKMYTVQLFPFDSIEKAEMVRDKLKKIPEFKNAFIFTVED